The following coding sequences lie in one Verrucomicrobiia bacterium genomic window:
- a CDS encoding aromatic ring-hydroxylating dioxygenase subunit alpha — MNAQSPKGPLSLPAGRRPGWTLPGCYFVDPAIYRLDLDQIWRPGWLFAGHACEIREPGEYFVVEIDADSVIVVRGAGGSVHAHHNLCRHRGSQICDEPSGRVSKWVCPYHQWTYGLDGALLAWRGMQSDLRKSDFGLHPVRVEEVGGLIFISLADDPWPFASAREVLAPLVGPQGFRKARVAHVADYRVQANWKIVWENNRECYHCNVNHPQYIKANYDHFNADDTTARIRDLMNDAAARVASRWEAQGIPTHDRTGMTQFPDAERGIWYSSNRTPLADGWVSESLDGAQVAPLMGDYRDPRVGTLRIRTLPNFWNHSSCDHAVSTRLLPAGPEQTAIRVWWLVDENAVEGRDYDLTRLTPFWKLTSEQDWTLCERQQRGVRSSAYQPGPYSTFKEYNVESFVNWYLNLLARPRPSTGTGAGISPCAQVS, encoded by the coding sequence ATGAATGCCCAGTCACCGAAGGGTCCCCTCTCCCTCCCCGCCGGACGTCGGCCCGGCTGGACGCTCCCAGGATGTTACTTCGTCGATCCCGCGATCTACCGCCTTGACCTCGACCAGATCTGGCGCCCGGGCTGGCTGTTTGCCGGGCACGCCTGCGAGATTCGTGAACCCGGCGAGTACTTCGTCGTGGAGATCGATGCGGACTCGGTGATCGTGGTGCGCGGCGCCGGTGGGTCCGTCCACGCTCATCACAACCTCTGCCGGCACCGGGGTTCGCAGATCTGTGATGAACCCTCCGGGCGCGTCTCGAAATGGGTTTGTCCCTACCACCAGTGGACCTACGGCCTCGATGGCGCCCTCCTGGCGTGGCGCGGCATGCAGTCCGATCTGCGGAAGTCCGATTTCGGGCTCCATCCGGTGCGCGTCGAAGAGGTCGGGGGGTTGATCTTTATTTCGCTGGCGGACGATCCCTGGCCTTTCGCGTCCGCCCGCGAGGTGCTCGCCCCTCTGGTGGGGCCCCAGGGCTTCCGCAAGGCCCGGGTCGCGCACGTGGCCGATTACCGGGTGCAGGCCAACTGGAAGATTGTCTGGGAAAACAACCGCGAGTGTTACCACTGTAACGTCAACCACCCGCAGTACATCAAGGCCAACTACGACCATTTCAACGCCGACGACACCACCGCCCGCATTCGCGACCTCATGAACGACGCCGCAGCCCGGGTCGCCAGTCGATGGGAGGCCCAGGGCATCCCCACCCACGATCGGACCGGGATGACGCAGTTTCCCGACGCCGAACGGGGCATTTGGTACAGTTCGAACCGCACGCCGCTCGCCGATGGCTGGGTGAGCGAAAGCCTCGACGGCGCCCAGGTCGCACCGCTGATGGGCGATTACCGCGATCCCCGGGTCGGCACGCTGCGGATTCGTACCCTGCCCAACTTTTGGAACCATTCGAGCTGCGATCACGCTGTCAGCACCCGGTTGCTGCCCGCCGGCCCGGAACAGACTGCGATCCGCGTGTGGTGGCTGGTGGACGAGAACGCCGTCGAAGGCCGGGACTATGACCTGACCCGGTTGACACCCTTCTGGAAGCTCACATCAGAGCAGGACTGGACCCTCTGCGAGCGCCAACAACGCGGGGTCCGGTCCAGCGCCTATCAGCCGGGTCCTTACTCGACCTTCAAGGAGTACAACGTCGAGTCCTTCGTGAACTGGTACCTGAACCTGCTCGCCCGGCCCCGGCCGTCCACGGGGACGGGCGCAGGCATCTCCCCTTGCGCTCAGGTCTCTTGA